A portion of the Rhodopseudomonas sp. BAL398 genome contains these proteins:
- a CDS encoding DUF3649 domain-containing protein, with translation MTSLVHRARSTVPLISRIVAALVGGYALAALVSVAVLALPIGRPQAVLVGQLASFAVYAGAVIWVFAVRSAAKAWTGLVVVVLALLPLAWWGAR, from the coding sequence ATGACCTCGCTCGTCCACCGGGCGCGCTCGACGGTCCCGCTGATCTCGCGCATCGTCGCCGCCCTGGTCGGCGGCTACGCGCTGGCTGCGTTGGTCAGCGTGGCCGTGCTGGCATTGCCGATCGGCCGACCGCAAGCCGTGCTAGTCGGCCAACTCGCGAGCTTCGCGGTCTATGCCGGCGCGGTGATCTGGGTGTTCGCTGTGCGTAGCGCTGCAAAGGCCTGGACGGGGCTCGTCGTCGTGGTGCTCGCGCTGTTGCCGCTGGCTTGGTGGGGCGCGCGATGA
- the folP gene encoding dihydropteroate synthase: protein MTANTSIEPAEPDHPPLRALLTQPLPAVMGVLNITPDSFSDGGQFLAPEPALEQARRMIAQGADIIDIGAESTRPYGDQRPVSAEQELQRLRPVLAQVVALGTPVSIDSMKADIVAWALDAGAAIANDVWGLQRDPQMAAVVASRGAPVIVMHNRDAVDPALDIIADIKAFFERSLRIAAQAGIARDNIVLDPGIGFGKTPEQSMMTLARLAELRDFGLPLLVGASRKRFISTVSPSEPQDRLGGSIAAHLIAARHGARIIRTHDVAQTAQALRVARAIEDQQ, encoded by the coding sequence ATGACCGCAAATACGTCCATCGAGCCCGCGGAACCGGATCATCCGCCGCTGCGGGCGCTGCTGACGCAGCCGCTCCCGGCGGTGATGGGCGTGCTCAATATCACCCCGGACTCGTTCTCCGACGGCGGCCAGTTCCTGGCGCCCGAACCCGCTCTGGAGCAGGCGCGCCGGATGATCGCGCAGGGCGCGGACATCATCGATATCGGCGCCGAATCCACCCGGCCCTATGGCGATCAACGGCCGGTCTCCGCCGAACAGGAATTGCAGCGGCTGCGGCCGGTGCTGGCGCAGGTCGTGGCGCTCGGGACGCCGGTATCGATCGACAGCATGAAGGCCGACATCGTGGCGTGGGCGCTGGATGCGGGCGCGGCGATCGCCAACGACGTCTGGGGCCTGCAGCGCGATCCGCAGATGGCGGCGGTCGTCGCCTCGCGCGGCGCCCCGGTGATCGTCATGCACAACCGCGATGCGGTCGATCCGGCGCTGGATATCATCGCCGACATCAAGGCATTTTTCGAGCGCTCGCTGCGGATCGCCGCGCAGGCCGGAATCGCGCGCGACAACATCGTGCTCGATCCCGGGATCGGCTTCGGCAAGACCCCGGAGCAAAGCATGATGACGCTGGCGCGGCTCGCCGAATTACGCGACTTCGGCCTGCCGCTGCTGGTCGGCGCGTCGCGCAAGCGTTTTATCAGCACGGTGTCGCCGTCGGAGCCGCAAGACCGGCTCGGCGGCTCGATCGCCGCGCATCTGATCGCCGCGCGCCATGGCGCGCGGATCATTCGCACCCATGACGTGGCGCAGACCGCGCAAGCGCTGCGGGTCGCCAGGGCCATCGAGGACCAGCAATGA
- a CDS encoding PepSY-associated TM helix domain-containing protein has translation MTGRGVEVEDDPRGAGRGIRQSMSGLHTWAGLLLGWILYAMFLTGTVSYFKDELSQWMRPELPRLQQLPDQAVVAQRVADELGIIAPGASQWSLRLPDARNNSVYAFWLGATRGPGRRGFAEGHFDPATGHSVSSRDTLGGDFFYRFHFQFYYMPVLWGRLLAGVAAMFMLVAIVAGVITHKKIFVDFFTFRWGKGQRSWLDAHNALSVFGLPFHAMITYTGLVTLMALYMPWGERAAFKTPAERQQLAAELSAFLQPGKPSGQPVPLASVEAMVRQAQQRWGHDAIGRVNAVHPGDAAARVAVTRADASRVSMSPQSMEFDGTTGELLAVHDHVGAAAETRGVLYGLHLGRFSDTVMRWLYFLVSLMGTAMVGTGLVMWTVKRRQKLPDPHRPHIGFRLVERLNIATIAGLSVAMTGFLWANRLLPVALPARAGWEINAFFIVWAATLLHALLRPARSAWVEQLWGAAVLLGLLPILNALTTARPLWRSLADGDWVFAGVDLMCWALALLHAVLALRTARHGAGVRSSTQRSPTVALASGEGAR, from the coding sequence ATGACCGGCCGAGGCGTCGAGGTGGAAGACGATCCGCGCGGTGCCGGCCGTGGCATCCGCCAGAGCATGTCCGGCCTGCATACCTGGGCGGGCCTGCTGCTCGGCTGGATCCTCTATGCCATGTTCCTCACCGGCACGGTGTCGTATTTCAAGGACGAGCTGTCGCAATGGATGCGGCCGGAGCTGCCGCGCCTGCAGCAGCTTCCCGATCAGGCGGTGGTGGCGCAGCGCGTTGCGGACGAACTCGGCATTATCGCGCCCGGTGCCTCGCAATGGAGCCTGCGGCTGCCCGACGCGCGGAACAACAGCGTCTACGCGTTTTGGCTCGGCGCCACCCGTGGCCCCGGTCGCCGCGGCTTTGCCGAGGGCCACTTCGATCCCGCGACCGGCCACAGCGTGTCGTCGCGCGACACGCTGGGTGGGGATTTCTTCTATCGCTTCCATTTTCAGTTCTACTACATGCCGGTGCTGTGGGGCCGGTTGCTCGCGGGAGTTGCCGCGATGTTCATGCTTGTTGCCATCGTCGCCGGCGTGATCACTCACAAGAAGATCTTTGTCGACTTCTTCACCTTCCGCTGGGGCAAGGGGCAACGCTCCTGGCTCGATGCGCATAACGCATTGTCGGTGTTCGGGCTGCCGTTTCATGCGATGATCACCTATACCGGCCTGGTGACCCTGATGGCGTTGTACATGCCGTGGGGCGAGCGCGCGGCGTTCAAGACGCCGGCCGAGCGCCAGCAGCTCGCCGCCGAGCTCAGCGCTTTCCTCCAGCCGGGCAAGCCGAGCGGCCAGCCGGTACCGCTGGCATCGGTCGAGGCGATGGTGCGGCAGGCGCAGCAGCGCTGGGGCCACGATGCGATCGGCCGGGTCAACGCCGTTCACCCTGGCGACGCCGCCGCACGCGTGGCGGTAACGCGGGCGGATGCAAGCCGCGTGTCGATGAGTCCCCAATCCATGGAATTCGACGGCACCACCGGCGAGTTGCTGGCGGTGCATGATCACGTCGGGGCAGCCGCCGAGACCCGCGGCGTGCTGTACGGGCTGCATCTCGGCCGCTTCAGCGACACCGTCATGCGATGGCTGTATTTCCTGGTCAGCCTGATGGGCACCGCGATGGTCGGTACCGGGCTGGTGATGTGGACGGTGAAGCGCCGGCAGAAGCTGCCCGATCCGCATCGGCCGCATATCGGGTTCCGTCTGGTCGAGCGGCTGAATATCGCCACCATCGCCGGCCTGTCGGTGGCCATGACCGGGTTCCTATGGGCGAACCGGCTGCTGCCGGTGGCGTTGCCGGCGCGCGCCGGTTGGGAGATCAACGCGTTCTTCATCGTCTGGGCGGCGACGCTGCTGCACGCGCTGCTGCGCCCGGCGAGGTCGGCCTGGGTCGAGCAACTCTGGGGCGCCGCCGTGTTGCTGGGCTTGCTGCCGATTCTGAATGCGCTCACCACAGCGCGTCCACTGTGGCGCAGCCTGGCTGACGGCGACTGGGTGTTTGCGGGGGTCGATCTAATGTGCTGGGCGCTCGCATTGCTGCACGCCGTGCTGGCGCTGCGCACCGCCCGGCACGGCGCCGGGGTTCGATCCAGCACGCAGCGATCCCCGACGGTTGCGCTGGCTTCCGGGGAGGGCGCGCGATGA
- a CDS encoding TonB-dependent receptor, translating to MKNFKNNKNRWCFGVATSVVSMCLTAMTASPSAAQSTEPRVLPPVSVDAPQQRARTTRAVRPRGTPRRSARVAPRRNERPPEPVAPATTLGTTRTIGIPAPAYAGGQVAQGGTLGLLGSTSVMDTPFSTVNYTSQLIEDQQARTAADTLINDASVRTSTGSNGFDDTFVIRGFPVNATDVGLNGLYGLSSSQRIPAQIIERIELLKGPGALINGIAPSGTVGGGINIVTKRATETDFSRLTPFFMSGANYGLHLETSRRFGANKEWGVRFNGVGRNGEASIEDGNFRSGLGALAIDYRGDRLRWTLDAISQNDNTDNFRPQISLLSTLTSIPAAPDARSNWYPGTKLRQKDNTIATGFEYDLTSWLTAYAGVGYRDGTNDQTFPSSAVAVDALGNFTVQNNYYDSYTKTVSGNAGFRSQFDTGFINHKVNVAYTGFYQEAGNAYITGNRAASNIYNPSPLPAITAARTDPQLASESTLTSAAVVDTMSFLNESVLLTLGVRQQNVKVDSFSTSTGAFTSGYDTSATTPLAGIVVKPWRNVSLYANYAEGLTRGTIVGAGYDNVGEVLAPYKSKQQEAGVKVDWGMITTTAAVFQIMRPNSIRTSGGTLGSLAYDGEQRNRGVELNAYGLLLPGLRGMVSATFIKPELTNPSIASQRGNDAAGVPGTTLSASLDWDTPWVRGLSLNGRVIHTGSSYLTTANTVKFPAWTRLDIGARYTTTALTGKPVTFRANIENVTGENYWLTTGTYVTVGAPRTYVLSAAFDF from the coding sequence GTGAAAAATTTCAAGAACAACAAAAACCGTTGGTGCTTCGGCGTCGCGACGAGCGTCGTGTCGATGTGCCTGACTGCAATGACGGCGTCGCCGAGCGCGGCGCAGAGCACAGAGCCACGCGTGTTGCCGCCGGTGTCCGTCGATGCGCCGCAGCAGAGAGCGCGGACGACGCGCGCCGTTCGGCCTCGCGGTACCCCGCGGCGTTCCGCCCGCGTCGCGCCGCGGCGGAACGAGCGGCCTCCCGAGCCGGTCGCGCCGGCGACCACTTTGGGGACGACGCGAACGATCGGAATTCCCGCGCCGGCCTATGCGGGCGGTCAGGTGGCGCAGGGCGGAACGCTCGGCCTACTCGGCTCCACCAGCGTGATGGATACGCCGTTCTCGACGGTGAACTACACCTCGCAATTGATCGAGGACCAGCAGGCGCGCACCGCGGCCGACACGCTGATCAACGATGCGTCGGTGCGGACCAGCACCGGCAGCAACGGCTTCGACGACACCTTCGTCATTCGCGGCTTCCCCGTGAATGCCACCGACGTCGGCCTCAACGGCCTCTACGGGCTGTCGTCGTCGCAGCGCATCCCGGCGCAGATCATCGAGCGGATCGAACTGCTCAAGGGCCCCGGCGCGTTGATCAACGGCATCGCGCCGAGCGGCACCGTCGGCGGCGGCATCAACATCGTCACCAAGCGCGCCACCGAGACCGATTTCTCGCGCCTGACGCCGTTCTTCATGAGCGGGGCCAATTACGGCCTGCATTTGGAGACCAGCCGGCGCTTCGGCGCCAACAAGGAGTGGGGCGTCCGCTTCAACGGCGTCGGCCGCAACGGCGAGGCCTCGATCGAGGACGGGAATTTCCGGTCCGGCCTGGGCGCGCTGGCGATCGACTATCGCGGCGACCGGCTGCGTTGGACGCTCGATGCGATCTCGCAGAACGACAACACCGACAATTTCCGTCCGCAGATCAGCCTGCTGTCGACACTGACCTCGATTCCGGCCGCGCCCGATGCGCGTAGCAACTGGTATCCCGGCACGAAACTTCGCCAGAAGGATAATACCATCGCGACGGGTTTCGAATACGACCTGACCAGCTGGCTGACGGCCTATGCCGGCGTCGGCTATCGCGACGGCACCAACGATCAGACCTTCCCGTCGTCGGCCGTCGCCGTCGACGCGCTCGGCAACTTCACGGTGCAGAACAACTACTACGACTCCTACACCAAGACCGTCAGCGGCAATGCCGGCTTCCGCTCGCAGTTCGACACCGGCTTCATCAACCACAAGGTGAACGTCGCCTATACCGGCTTCTATCAGGAGGCCGGCAATGCTTACATTACAGGCAACAGGGCGGCGTCGAACATCTACAACCCGTCGCCGCTTCCTGCGATCACGGCGGCGCGGACAGACCCGCAGCTCGCGTCCGAATCGACCCTGACCAGCGCCGCGGTCGTCGACACGATGTCGTTTCTGAACGAGTCGGTGCTGCTCACGCTCGGCGTCCGCCAGCAGAACGTGAAGGTGGACAGCTTCAGCACCAGCACCGGTGCGTTCACCAGTGGCTACGACACCAGCGCGACGACGCCGCTGGCCGGCATCGTCGTCAAGCCCTGGCGCAACGTCTCGCTGTATGCGAACTACGCCGAAGGCCTCACCCGCGGCACCATCGTCGGTGCCGGTTACGACAACGTCGGCGAGGTGCTCGCGCCCTACAAGTCGAAGCAGCAGGAAGCGGGCGTCAAGGTCGATTGGGGTATGATCACCACCACCGCGGCAGTGTTTCAGATCATGCGGCCGAACTCGATCCGGACGTCGGGCGGAACCCTTGGTTCGCTGGCCTATGACGGCGAGCAGCGCAACCGCGGCGTGGAACTGAACGCCTACGGCCTGTTGCTGCCGGGCCTGCGCGGCATGGTCAGTGCGACCTTCATCAAGCCCGAACTGACCAACCCGAGCATCGCGTCGCAACGCGGCAACGATGCCGCCGGCGTACCGGGGACGACGCTCTCCGCCAGCCTCGACTGGGATACGCCGTGGGTCCGGGGTCTCTCGCTCAACGGTCGGGTGATCCACACCGGAAGCTCCTATCTCACCACCGCCAACACGGTAAAGTTTCCGGCCTGGACCCGGCTCGACATCGGCGCGCGCTACACCACGACCGCGCTCACCGGCAAGCCGGTCACGTTCCGCGCCAATATCGAGAATGTCACCGGCGAGAATTATTGGCTGACCACTGGCACCTACGTCACCGTGGGGGCGCCACGCACCTACGTTCTTTCTGCAGCGTTCGATTTCTGA
- a CDS encoding class II aldolase/adducin family protein, producing the protein MSPAEARLKEVPSEMTEAEWAQRVNLAACYRLVAYYGWDDLVDTHISARVPGPDHHFLINPYGLMFDEITASSLVKVDLDGNQLTQSDYKINPAGFTIHSAVHEVREDAGCVMHLHTPDGTAVASCMEGLLPLNQTAHFVTGDLAYHDYEGVALDHDERPRLQRDLGTHNHMLLRNHGTLTVGRSVASAFERMYHLERACTMQVRTRMLGPTAYPIENIVVDKNHNLIANQDAMDLRSTKLVWPPLLRKLDRIDPSYRN; encoded by the coding sequence ATGTCGCCAGCCGAAGCGCGGTTGAAGGAAGTGCCGTCGGAGATGACCGAGGCCGAATGGGCCCAGCGGGTCAATCTCGCCGCCTGTTACCGGCTGGTCGCCTATTACGGCTGGGACGATCTGGTCGACACCCATATTTCCGCGCGCGTCCCCGGACCGGACCATCACTTCCTGATCAATCCCTACGGGCTGATGTTCGACGAGATCACCGCCTCGAGCCTGGTCAAGGTCGACCTCGACGGCAATCAGCTGACCCAGAGCGATTACAAGATCAACCCCGCCGGCTTCACCATCCATTCCGCGGTCCACGAGGTCCGCGAGGACGCCGGCTGCGTGATGCATCTGCACACCCCGGACGGCACCGCGGTGGCGAGCTGTATGGAAGGTCTGCTGCCGCTGAACCAGACCGCGCATTTCGTCACCGGCGACCTCGCCTATCACGATTATGAAGGCGTCGCGCTCGATCATGATGAGCGGCCGCGGCTGCAGCGCGACCTCGGCACCCACAACCACATGCTGCTGCGCAATCACGGCACGCTGACGGTCGGCCGCTCGGTGGCCTCGGCATTCGAGCGGATGTATCATCTGGAGCGCGCCTGCACGATGCAGGTTCGCACCCGGATGCTGGGCCCGACCGCCTATCCGATCGAGAATATCGTGGTCGACAAGAACCACAATCTGATCGCCAATCAGGACGCGATGGATCTGCGCTCGACCAAGCTGGTATGGCCGCCGCTGCTACGCAAGCTCGACCGGATCGATCCGAGCTATCGGAATTGA
- a CDS encoding DUF4332 domain-containing protein, translating to MTYSISKIDGITAAAATKLKSTGIRTTDALLEAAKTVRGRKELAAKTGITEQQLLEWANIADCMRVPGMGKAKAKLLRAAGVATLREFTHRNPSRLAQHMKDANTTRKLVRVLPSEKSVGQLIEKARKLPLKISY from the coding sequence ATGACATATTCCATCTCCAAGATCGACGGCATCACGGCCGCCGCCGCCACCAAGTTGAAATCGACTGGAATCCGCACGACGGACGCATTGCTCGAGGCCGCCAAGACCGTGAGGGGCCGCAAGGAACTGGCCGCCAAGACCGGCATCACCGAACAACAATTACTGGAATGGGCCAATATCGCCGATTGCATGCGGGTTCCCGGCATGGGCAAGGCCAAGGCCAAGCTGCTGCGCGCCGCCGGCGTCGCCACGCTGCGCGAATTCACCCATCGCAACCCGTCCCGTCTGGCGCAACACATGAAAGACGCCAACACCACGCGCAAGCTGGTGCGGGTCCTGCCTTCGGAAAAATCGGTCGGGCAACTGATCGAAAAGGCCCGCAAGCTGCCCCTGAAGATCAGCTACTAA
- a CDS encoding DUF3325 domain-containing protein, translating into MNQALAFALCLVGFAALVLATRRQQRELVGRPLAPAATRLLRAAGGAALLIVLGLLVGRQGWGLGLVMFSGLTTLAASVVYCALIGYARFGAREPR; encoded by the coding sequence ATGAACCAGGCGCTCGCCTTCGCGCTTTGCCTTGTCGGATTCGCCGCCTTGGTGCTGGCCACGCGCCGCCAGCAGCGCGAACTGGTCGGCCGGCCGCTGGCGCCGGCCGCGACCCGTCTGCTGCGCGCCGCCGGCGGAGCCGCGCTGCTGATCGTGCTCGGCCTGCTCGTCGGCCGGCAGGGCTGGGGCCTTGGCCTGGTCATGTTCAGCGGGCTCACCACGCTGGCCGCCAGCGTCGTGTATTGCGCGCTGATCGGCTACGCTCGGTTCGGCGCCCGAGAGCCGCGGTAG
- the folB gene encoding dihydroneopterin aldolase produces the protein MNDTIFIKGLVIHARHGVMEHETEVGQRFVIDLELTVDLAESSRTDRLADTVSYSNVVASATAAFKDANYRLLERAAGAVADAILVAFPRIDAVKVTVHKPHAPIAAIFDDVGVILSRSREQPSHG, from the coding sequence ATGAACGACACCATCTTCATCAAGGGCCTGGTGATCCATGCGCGCCACGGCGTGATGGAACACGAGACCGAAGTCGGCCAGCGCTTCGTGATCGACCTCGAACTGACCGTCGACCTCGCGGAATCCTCGCGCACCGACCGGCTCGCCGACACCGTGTCCTATTCCAACGTGGTGGCGAGCGCGACCGCGGCGTTCAAGGATGCCAATTACCGGCTGCTGGAACGCGCAGCCGGCGCCGTCGCCGACGCCATTCTGGTGGCGTTTCCGCGCATCGATGCGGTCAAGGTCACGGTGCACAAGCCGCACGCCCCGATCGCGGCGATCTTCGACGATGTCGGCGTGATCCTCAGCCGCAGCCGAGAGCAGCCGTCGCATGGCTGA
- a CDS encoding M20/M25/M40 family metallo-hydrolase yields MSTTSPLQAVLDRVDADFDHSLQRLFTLLRIKSISADPAFAADCKAAAAHLAADFTSLDFAAEVKPTAGHPAIVAKAKGNTGKRPHALFYGHYDVQPVDPLELWNRPPFEPVVTDHADGRKIIVARGAQDDKGQLSTFVEACRAWVAVTGSLPFDLTIVIEGEEEVGSKNFVAFLEANKTDLAADFALVCDTGMWDPNTPAITTSLRGLVYEEVKIKAANRDLHSGIFGGGAQNPIRVLTRILGGLHDAHGRITIPGFYDGVKDLPPEILEQWKKLNLTAESFLKPIGLSIPAGEDDRLLIEQISSRPTCDINGIVGGYIGEGSKTVIAAEASAKVSFRIVEGQDPAKIRDAFRAFVTAQLPGDCSAEFLDHSNAPAIALDWNMKPLAAAKRALTDEWGKDALLIGSGASIPIVADFKRTLGVDTLLVGFGLDDDNIHSPNEKYDLQSFHKGIRSWARIIDALAVAPR; encoded by the coding sequence ATGTCCACGACCTCGCCACTGCAAGCGGTGCTCGACCGCGTCGACGCCGATTTCGATCATTCGCTGCAGCGGCTGTTCACGCTGCTGCGGATCAAGTCGATCTCGGCCGATCCGGCCTTCGCCGCCGACTGCAAGGCCGCCGCCGCGCATCTGGCCGCCGACTTTACATCGTTGGATTTCGCCGCCGAGGTGAAGCCGACCGCCGGCCATCCGGCGATCGTCGCCAAGGCCAAGGGCAACACTGGAAAGCGGCCGCACGCGCTGTTCTATGGTCATTACGACGTGCAGCCGGTCGATCCGCTGGAGCTGTGGAATAGGCCGCCATTCGAGCCGGTGGTGACCGACCATGCCGATGGCCGCAAGATCATCGTCGCGCGCGGCGCGCAGGACGACAAGGGTCAGCTCTCGACCTTCGTCGAGGCCTGCCGCGCCTGGGTGGCGGTGACCGGTTCGCTGCCGTTCGATCTCACCATCGTCATCGAGGGCGAGGAGGAGGTCGGCTCGAAGAACTTCGTGGCGTTCCTCGAGGCCAACAAGACCGATCTCGCCGCCGACTTCGCACTGGTCTGCGACACCGGAATGTGGGACCCGAACACGCCGGCGATTACCACCTCGCTGCGCGGGCTGGTCTATGAGGAAGTCAAGATCAAGGCCGCCAACCGCGATCTGCATTCCGGCATTTTCGGCGGCGGCGCGCAGAATCCGATCCGGGTGCTGACGCGGATTCTCGGCGGGCTGCATGACGCGCATGGCCGCATCACCATCCCGGGCTTCTACGACGGCGTGAAGGATCTGCCGCCCGAAATCCTGGAGCAGTGGAAAAAGCTGAATCTCACGGCCGAGAGTTTTCTCAAGCCGATCGGGCTGTCGATTCCGGCCGGCGAGGATGACCGGCTGCTGATCGAGCAGATCTCGTCGCGCCCCACTTGCGACATCAACGGCATCGTCGGCGGCTATATCGGTGAGGGCTCCAAGACGGTGATAGCCGCGGAAGCCTCGGCGAAAGTCTCGTTCCGCATTGTCGAGGGGCAGGACCCAGCGAAGATCCGCGACGCCTTCCGCGCCTTTGTCACCGCGCAGCTACCGGGCGACTGCAGCGCCGAATTCCTCGATCACTCCAACGCGCCGGCGATCGCGCTCGACTGGAACATGAAGCCGCTGGCGGCGGCCAAGCGCGCGCTGACCGACGAATGGGGCAAGGACGCGCTGCTGATCGGCTCCGGCGCCTCGATCCCGATCGTCGCCGATTTCAAGCGCACGCTCGGCGTCGATACGCTGCTGGTCGGCTTCGGGCTGGATGACGACAATATCCATTCGCCCAACGAAAAATACGACCTGCAAAGCTTCCACAAGGGCATCAGGTCGTGGGCGCGGATTATCGATGCCTTGGCGGTCGCGCCGCGGTGA
- a CDS encoding helicase HerA-like domain-containing protein: MTTTETGIGDTDDRLFIGKDQQPAWLTLGLANRHGLVTGATGTGKTVSLQVMAEGFARAGVPVFAADIKGDLSGIAEVGVAKDFILKRAKSMGLTFQPDQFSTVFWDVFGEQGHPVRATATEMGPLLLSRMLDLNDVQEGVLNVAFRVADDMGLPLIDMKDLRAVLDAIVPIAQKVAENGDVNADIRQAAQALGNVTKQTVGTIQRQLLVLENQGGAKFFGEPALQLQDFMRTDRDGRGIVNILVADKLMSNPRLYATFLLWMLSELFEELPEVGDPAKPKLVFFFDEAHLLFNDAPKPLLDKIEQVVRLIRSKGVGVYFVTQNPIDVPDKVLAQLGNRVQHALRAFTPRDQKAVAAAAQTFRPNPKLDTATVITELGTGEALVSFLEGNGTPAMVERVMIRPPSARIGPVTPDERQAIINASPVKGKYDTAIDSESAYEKLLARIDQNAATGGNAPAEGGILGQIGSIVGTIFGTNTPRGKLSTGQVIARDVTRTVTNKVVGGIVADLGKSMGGALGGSVGRAIVRGALGGLLRR; this comes from the coding sequence ATGACGACGACCGAGACGGGTATCGGCGATACCGACGATAGGCTCTTCATCGGCAAGGACCAGCAACCGGCCTGGCTGACGTTGGGTCTCGCCAATCGCCACGGTCTGGTGACCGGCGCGACCGGCACGGGAAAGACGGTGTCGCTGCAGGTGATGGCGGAAGGCTTCGCGCGCGCCGGCGTGCCGGTGTTCGCCGCCGACATCAAGGGCGACCTTTCGGGCATCGCCGAGGTCGGCGTCGCCAAGGACTTCATCCTCAAGCGCGCTAAGTCGATGGGGCTGACATTTCAACCTGACCAATTCTCCACGGTGTTCTGGGACGTGTTCGGCGAGCAGGGCCATCCGGTGCGCGCCACCGCCACCGAGATGGGACCGCTGCTGCTGTCGCGGATGCTCGATCTCAACGACGTGCAGGAAGGCGTGCTCAATGTCGCCTTCCGGGTCGCCGACGACATGGGCCTGCCGTTGATCGACATGAAGGATCTGCGCGCGGTGCTCGACGCCATCGTGCCGATCGCGCAGAAGGTAGCCGAAAATGGCGACGTCAACGCCGACATTCGTCAGGCCGCGCAAGCGCTCGGCAACGTCACCAAGCAGACCGTCGGCACCATCCAGCGCCAGCTGCTGGTTCTGGAAAATCAGGGCGGCGCCAAATTCTTCGGCGAGCCGGCGCTGCAATTGCAGGACTTCATGCGCACCGACCGCGACGGGCGCGGAATCGTCAATATCCTGGTCGCCGACAAGCTGATGTCGAACCCGCGGCTTTACGCGACTTTCTTGCTGTGGATGCTGTCGGAACTGTTCGAGGAACTGCCCGAGGTTGGCGATCCGGCCAAGCCCAAGCTGGTGTTCTTTTTCGACGAGGCGCACCTGTTGTTCAATGATGCGCCGAAACCGCTGCTCGACAAGATCGAACAGGTGGTGCGGCTGATCCGCTCCAAGGGCGTCGGGGTCTATTTCGTGACGCAAAATCCGATCGACGTGCCGGACAAGGTGCTGGCCCAGCTCGGCAACCGCGTGCAGCACGCGCTGCGGGCGTTCACGCCGCGCGACCAGAAGGCGGTCGCCGCCGCGGCGCAGACCTTCCGGCCGAACCCCAAGCTCGATACCGCGACAGTCATCACCGAGCTCGGCACCGGCGAAGCGCTGGTGTCGTTTCTGGAAGGCAATGGCACGCCGGCGATGGTCGAGCGCGTCATGATCCGGCCGCCGTCGGCACGGATCGGGCCGGTCACGCCGGACGAGCGCCAGGCGATCATCAATGCGAGCCCGGTAAAGGGCAAATACGATACCGCCATCGATTCCGAATCCGCCTACGAAAAACTGCTGGCCCGCATCGATCAGAACGCGGCGACCGGCGGCAACGCGCCCGCCGAAGGCGGCATTCTCGGGCAGATCGGCTCGATCGTCGGCACCATCTTCGGCACCAACACGCCGCGCGGCAAGCTCTCGACCGGGCAGGTGATCGCGCGCGATGTCACCCGCACGGTCACCAACAAAGTGGTCGGCGGCATCGTCGCCGATCTGGGAAAATCAATGGGCGGCGCGCTCGGCGGCTCGGTCGGCCGCGCCATCGTGCGCGGCGCGCTCGGCGGCTTGCTACGTCGCTAG
- a CDS encoding cobalt ABC transporter substrate-binding protein yields MKKLSLALIALFGVATSAQAHQIWIEQADGQSAVVRFGEFGENLREASPGLLDKFGKPTATLIAAKGEQSADAAKTATGFTLPFAAKAGDSIVAEDANYPLYTWKQQDKEVRNWFHPAARLITDFSAQQPKLTLDLVPTGKAGQFKLVFKDQPKPKTKVALTTQSGWTKEAHTDEQGLVSFEMPWKGLYVAEVSVNDRTAGERAGEKYDAVSYATTVTYVKPDGLPPIPPGPAATPGR; encoded by the coding sequence ATGAAAAAACTCTCTCTCGCACTGATCGCGTTGTTCGGCGTGGCGACGTCCGCGCAGGCGCATCAGATCTGGATCGAGCAGGCGGACGGGCAGAGCGCAGTGGTGCGGTTCGGCGAGTTCGGCGAGAATTTGCGCGAAGCCTCGCCGGGCCTGCTCGACAAATTCGGCAAGCCGACCGCCACGCTGATCGCCGCGAAAGGCGAGCAGTCGGCCGACGCTGCCAAGACCGCGACCGGCTTCACGCTGCCGTTCGCCGCCAAGGCGGGCGACAGCATCGTCGCCGAGGATGCGAACTACCCGCTCTACACCTGGAAGCAGCAGGACAAGGAGGTTCGCAACTGGTTCCATCCGGCCGCGCGCCTGATCACGGATTTCTCCGCCCAGCAGCCGAAACTGACACTCGACCTGGTACCGACCGGCAAGGCGGGGCAATTCAAGCTGGTGTTCAAGGATCAGCCCAAGCCGAAGACCAAGGTGGCACTGACGACGCAATCGGGCTGGACCAAGGAGGCGCATACCGACGAGCAGGGTCTCGTCAGTTTCGAGATGCCGTGGAAGGGGCTCTATGTCGCCGAAGTCAGCGTCAACGATCGCACCGCGGGCGAGCGGGCGGGAGAGAAGTACGACGCCGTGAGCTATGCCACGACCGTCACCTATGTGAAGCCCGACGGCTTGCCGCCGATTCCGCCGGGTCCGGCGGCAACGCCCGGTCGATGA